Sequence from the Populus nigra chromosome 17, ddPopNigr1.1, whole genome shotgun sequence genome:
GTTGCTTCGTTTTTTTTAGCTCTgtcactttttcttggttgaactGCTATCTGGGAAGAAATAAATAAACGGACCTATTAATTATGTCTTATACAGGATGTTTATCACATGAAACTAAATTTGATTAGGTCCTTTTTCGTTCAGGTTTGATCGTGACTGGAAAAAGATTGAAGATTTTGTGGGATCAAAGACGGTGATCCAGGTCTGAATCATATGTTTTGGCTTTGCAGGTTCAGATTTCTACTATCTTTTTGGAGTGTTCTTTACTTTACTGATTATATACACTTGCAGATTCGGAGTCATGCGCAGAAATACTTTCTGAAGGTCCAGAAGAATGGTACAATTGCCCACGTGCCTCCTCCTCGCCCTAAACGCAAAGCCTCTCATCCCTACCCACAGAAGGCTTCAAAAATTGGTTCGACGATTCTCACCAAATATGATGATATATGCTATTGCGCATTAAATTTTCCTTCTTGACATTCAGCCATGTTGTGTCCTAATTATTTCAGTTTTATTGCCACTCCCAGTATCCATGGCTTACCCTTCATCAATGAATACCTTTACACCGGGATATGCTCCATGGGATGAAACTTCAATGTTAATAACCTCCgcaacaagaaaaatcatgCCATCGCAAGATGAGCTTGCTAATTTTCACGGAGCTGAAGGTGTGCACacttctttatttgttatcttCATGTTATTATATTAGTAGATTATTTCTACTAGAGGAAACTTTCCGGCACTTCTTATGGCATGCAACGTTACTGATTCAGCTGATATTGGAACAAAGGATGTATCAGATATTGGAACAAACGGTGTATCAAGGTTTAGTTACAACACTATCAGTGGCCTTGGGACATCAAGTAGAACATTGCCGAGTGCTGAGATGCCAAAGCAAGGGAAGCAAGCACCTGTGCTTCATGGTAATCCATAATCCACAAGAATATAGTTAATTTTCCACTGATACTGACCTcaaactcaaagaaaaaaaagggttctCTCTTACTTTTACCTATTGTTTGCAGGTATACCAGATTTTGCTGAAGTTTATAGCTTCATTGGAAGCGTTTTTGATATGGAAACGAAAGGGCATGTGAAAAAGCTCAACGAAATGGACccaataaattttgaaactgtGAGTTGAATTGAATTGAGATGCATCTTTTTCCCATGATACTATGAAAAGGCAAGTATTTGTATAATCATTGAGAAATTTGGATAAGGCGTAGTATAGTGGTGAGTATGCTTCGTGATTACAATGGAATCTATACTACAACAGTACCATAAATGAATCATAGGATCAACGATGATTCTCATCTTTCTACTCAAGCATTATATGATATGCAAAGGGGCTACAGAAGTTAATAATATTGTTGGAGTACTAACAATGTTTTCTAGATATTTGTTTATGAGCTACGTATTGCTGGTAAATTGGTAATCAGAACCAGTGTTCTATGTCTGGGAGCCTGAACTAAGACCTGAaagagaacaataaaaaatgaggatTGCTACATGCACTGGATTGAATATTTTAGTCTTACCTGTTACTTACAACACGATCAGATTTTACAGGGCGTATGTTGTCATGCTGTCATCCTCCTTTAGAtagacatcaatttaatatataaagaaaaaaaatatttgttaatttttctgGTTTAACCTGACAGAAAGTGGTTCGCATTTGTAGCTATCATGGCAAGTCACTTTCGGCTATAGTGAGCCAATGTCAGGGGAAAGTCCTCTCcataattacttacaaaaaatttCCCCATGTTGCAATCTTATGATTTTCTCTACTGCATAAAATTAAGTGCTGACCTGGTTGGCTAGCTCATGTGAGTCTCACTTGTTTGATGGGCTTGTTTGGCTCTTCAAAATTGGCCCTTCATCTTCTCAACTTGCTTAACATAGCGTtcattcaagtaaaatataagtATTCAGCACAATCATGTCTATATTTCCAAAGTTTCCTTCTGCTATGATTTATATGTTGACATTAAAAGCATTAGTGTGTTAGTGGAGTTCTCAAAATGGTACAAGAATATATACATGGAGCCAGTAAACATAAGTTTGGTGTGTACCCTGATATTCCTGTTTATTTCAATGTGCTCTGTATATAATTCCTTTTGGTGTCTTGCAGGTTTTGTTGTTGATGAGGAACCTTACTGTTAATTTGTCTAGCCCTGATTTTGAGCCAATTGTAAGTTTTAATGTTTTGCAAGTATGTTCATAGCAGCTTTTACCAGCATGCATGCAAATACTTTCCCGTGAAAGATCTTTGAACAAGTTCTCATATTCTCTCTTTTGCATGTTTTAtgtttctaatttcttcaatgatTGTTCTGTAACCTTGGCTAATTTGCTTCCTTGGTTGATTCAGAGGAAGGTCATGTCATCTTATGATGCCAATAGCAAAACAGTGGGAGTTGCTGCCCTGAACCAGACCAATGATATAGCATGTTGAACTAAAATTTTGCTGACCTGTACGTTTTCACccgttcattttttatttttttttccattttccttGCTTCTCCAGGCTCTAACTTCCTCGTAGCATCTTTTGTTGCAGTAACGTGGTGATGTTGGCTATAATTCTTGCTGCATcactaaaatcaaataaatgtaTCTTGCTGCACATGCTTGGAAGCTCATAGTTTATGATGGTAGAAGAAAGTTCTTGACTGATTTTCAAGGTTCGTGTGTACCTTGATGTCTACTGACCTCATTTGCAATGGCTGTTTCTATTATATTGACGATTTGGCCTTGAACCAAACAAGCGTGTATATCTTGCGAGATCTGTATGGTGGTGGTTTGGCCGTCCCTTAATATAATTTTGCATATAGCGGCGTACATTTAGCCTAGGCATTTAACTACAAGAATTTGAATACATTAGAAAAGGTACTGCCCGTCAGATTTGTGAATGTAGGTTATTTTCTGTATTTGAATGATCTCCATATATACTAGACTTCTATCTGATTTGCCCAGCgggtttatattatttttatagtaaaatatttaaaagttgtagttatgttttttttttaatctaataactCGAATTATAAtccaatcaattaaataaattgattttatttgaattatattgaaaaaaacaacaatagcaAACGGGAAAGtgtgtgtatgtatgtatatgaatAAAGAGACTgtgataatatgaaaaaaaaaaaaaaaactttagccaAAAGTTTCTGTATCTTAATGATCTTTATATACGCTAGACTGGTGCCTTAGTTACCTATGcaggtttatattatttttatagtaaaatatttaaacgtttccaagtatatatatatatatatataaagagattgTGATaatatgaggaaaaaaaaaatctttattcaaaagcaaaaaaaaacaagttatctAAACTTCTTTTTGgttgtatttaataaatttattgattaaaattaatttatgatataaatAGACATATAAaacttattgaataaaataaaagaaaacatatattatgcaaggttgtatatacaaaaaaatattataaaaaataaaaatttaatctatataaaatatataaaaaaattataaatgaatcatactagtatcataaaaacacttaatataattaagaaataattactattaaaaaaaactaaaaaagaaaacaattaatagAGAATGAGTATTAactaaaacataaatcaaaaaattatttttaatatatatataatattaattaaaaaagacccACATTGTTGGGCCTAGTAAGCAAGGCCAAGTGCTTGGTCCATTAAGAAGAGACTCGCGCGTgggtctttaattttttttttaatttaataggacggatgacatgttgtttgctctatttgttaaaaaaaaaaaaagataatgcgTTGTCCATCTCAACAGACAACATGTCATTTGGAATTCCAAGAATGAGGCTACTAGTGTGGTCGGAAATATGGGGTTCACGATTGTCTTCAcccaaaaattcattttgaatcaattttttatccaaaacttCTAGGAAACATCCTAGGAGTCTTGTTAAGCCAATCCATGGCCTCTAAAAGTGTAAAAAGCTGCTCCAAAACTTgaaatcaatctaaaataaaaaatcttcctgagctcatatatgtttttttagttatttttaagataagaaAAAACTCATATTAGCCCCTTATATCATATGAAactatttgacaaaaaaaattggtaGCTTAAATTGTCGCTAACAACAACCTTCTCTTTCTAAGTCAGAATCTAACGGCCCCCTTTCTCCTCcacaagaaaaaactaaaaatgaaaaaaaataaagtttggtatcaaaattatattttaaaaaattatacgaACATGTCATTTAATAGCTAAAATAGATGGGAAACGAAAATGAACTTTGCAAAAAAACATCTCAAAGCCTCCACTTATATTACCCATGTTTAtcatttcaatcatttttctttcaattcaaccatttattctacaaaaaaacatgcaattgaGTTCAAAACTTGGGTTCAAAATGGCTCagtcatgcaaaaaaaaaaagtttgaggttttttttttaaaaaaatacaatattacaATCCATAATGAATTATAAGAGGGTGaacaataaaaattgttatagCGTTTTACCCACAAGCTTTACTTTTTGTTAATTTGCATGCTCGatgtttaaaatctaatttattttgttttgcaacaattaaaataaatatttataatatttttaatgatttaaatttttgagtaaattttttttaagtctaagtttaactttttatttatatatttttttaacataaacatgtttttttttttacaatcatgattttttaaataaaaatttatcatgatctaaaaagttaaaataaaaaaagattatgtcTCAATAATTTATACAACATCATGAAACAATcactaatattatattaaaaaagtttataatcttatttaaaaagaatttttttgaaatgaaaagaaaaaaaataatttaaaaaaggtgAGGagcctttaaaaaaacaactcaagctCACCTCATCTTGAAAGGCCAATTCCGCATACTtcgcttcatttttttttaaaaaaaaagattactgCAAATATCTTATAATTTAGTCAAAATTTCTCTTGCTTATCgatatttgaaaaattacagtttTCATCCTAAATTTTGGTGCACGTGTAATAATTTACATTCTATATATGATGCacctaaaaaacatcaataaaaattatctaattatttacaagtttactattattttttatttaatgactaAAGAGCTCATGTTgcattaaaataacaacaatgcCATAAAAACCCTTACTTCACCTCCATCCCATATCTGAATCTATATTGTCCATCCAAATTCACAATTAACCCTTCACAATAAATAATATACACATATGTTACAACCTTCATCCAATAAATAATACACACATATCTTACAACCTTCATCAATagctagaaaaacaaaacaattaatttaaagaattgtttggaaaattaacttataaaaaaaggtGACgagcctttaaaaaaaaacaactcaggCTCACCTGACCTGAAAGGCTAGGTTCACGTacctaactttctttttttttaggaaaaaaaaaagaaaaattacccCAAGTATCttataatttagttaaaatttctCTTGCTTAacatattttagaaaattatagtTTGTATCCTAAACTTTGATACATGTATAACAATTTACATTTTGTATATGACACATTCaaaaagtcaaagaaaaattatttgattatttataagctttccattattttttattgaatgactaaaaaattcatattgcgttaaaataacaaaaaattttcaaaggtccATACTTTACCTCCACCCTAAATATGAAGTTACATTGTCCTTCCAAATTCATAATTAACACTCTACAATAAACAACAATCACGGATCTCATAACCTTCATCCATCAACAACACTAAGATTCTTATCTCCATACTATATACCCATTATACAGGAAGTATAGACCACAACCactatcttcatcttcatcttaaTAAAACTATGCACCatgaaatctataaaaaaaaaatggaaaaagaagtTGGGGGAGGAATGGTACTCAATTACAAGAAATTGCataattacaatataaaaagtaagaaaaaagatTGGACAAAGTAGGAAATGGTTTGTATTACaaaccattatatatatatatatatatatatatatatatatatagaaaataaataaactccTAATGATGTTCTTTCTCATAGAGTTTTGTGTATTCCTATGGACCCAACAAGGATTCTAATTCTTATGGGTTACTTGGCATGACCTTGATCATACATCTCTCTTCATTTGGACTTTTATTTATCTTCATTACATAAATTGTCAAAATCATGCATGCATATATAGtacaatacaaatatttt
This genomic interval carries:
- the LOC133676509 gene encoding protein REVEILLE 8-like isoform X3, with the translated sequence MIMNTNSSSSTSTAGAGTEANPGGPDQAMATQPPLAAAAAATGTTSATSSDGSGKKVRKPYTITKSRESWTEEEHDKFLEALQLFDRDWKKIEDFVGSKTVIQIRSHAQKYFLKVQKNGTIAHVPPPRPKRKASHPYPQKASKIVLLPLPVSMAYPSSMNTFTPGYAPWDETSMLITSATRKIMPSQDELANFHGAEDIGTNGVSRFSYNTISGLGTSSRTLPSAEMPKQGKQAPVLHGIPDFAEVYSFIGSVFDMETKGHVKKLNEMDPINFETVLLLMRNLTVNLSSPDFEPIRKVMSSYDANSKTVGVAALNQTNDIAC
- the LOC133676509 gene encoding protein REVEILLE 8-like isoform X2 gives rise to the protein MIMNTNSSSSTSTAGAGTEANPGGPDQAMATQPPLAAAAAATGTTSATSSDGSGKKVRKPYTITKSRESWTEEEHDKFLEALQLFDRDWKKIEDFVGSKTVIQIRSHAQKYFLKVQKNGTIAHVPPPRPKRKASHPYPQKASKIVSMAYPSSMNTFTPGYAPWDETSMLITSATRKIMPSQDELANFHGAEADIGTKDVSDIGTNGVSRFSYNTISGLGTSSRTLPSAEMPKQGKQAPVLHGIPDFAEVYSFIGSVFDMETKGHVKKLNEMDPINFETVLLLMRNLTVNLSSPDFEPIRKVMSSYDANSKTVGVAALNQTNDIAC
- the LOC133676509 gene encoding protein REVEILLE 8-like isoform X1, producing MIMNTNSSSSTSTAGAGTEANPGGPDQAMATQPPLAAAAAATGTTSATSSDGSGKKVRKPYTITKSRESWTEEEHDKFLEALQLFDRDWKKIEDFVGSKTVIQIRSHAQKYFLKVQKNGTIAHVPPPRPKRKASHPYPQKASKIVLLPLPVSMAYPSSMNTFTPGYAPWDETSMLITSATRKIMPSQDELANFHGAEADIGTKDVSDIGTNGVSRFSYNTISGLGTSSRTLPSAEMPKQGKQAPVLHGIPDFAEVYSFIGSVFDMETKGHVKKLNEMDPINFETVLLLMRNLTVNLSSPDFEPIRKVMSSYDANSKTVGVAALNQTNDIAC